One window of Paroedura picta isolate Pp20150507F chromosome 2, Ppicta_v3.0, whole genome shotgun sequence genomic DNA carries:
- the SWAP70 gene encoding switch-associated protein 70, translated as MGSLKEELLKPIWHAFTALDLDKSGKVSKSQLKVLSHNLCTLLNVPHDPVALEEHFRDDDEGPVSNQGYMPYLNRFILEKVQGNFDKVEFNKMCWTLCAKKNLPRSTLFLTDDDAFKVWVIFNFLSEDKYPLTIVPEEIEYLLKKLAEAMGSGWHQEQFEHYKISLDANREGLSAWELIELIGSGRFSKGMDRQTVSMAINEVFNELILDVLKQGYMWKKGHRRKNWTERWFVLKPNVISYYVSEDLKDKRGDITLNDNCSVEALSDKDGKKCLFLIKSLEKCFEISASDKKKKQEWIQAIQTTVHLLKLGKPPLHKEARQKRKALRQKLQAEQEELERQMRELQVANENKQKELETVRKQLEEAATRASEEEKKRLKTQMELQDRFCLELEKEKMVRQEMEEQVAQKSSELEQYLQRVRELEEMYKQLQEALEEEKQARQDEETVRRLQARLLEEESAKRAELEKWHLKQQQTLQMTEAEKQELENERMIKEHALQVAMQQLEQLELERKQALEQYEGVKKKLELAANNTKSWKDKVAHHEGLIRLIEPGSKKPQLVTNWGTAAFTEAELEQREKSWKGKRSSPDQ; from the exons GTCCTTTCTCATAACTTGTGTACCCTGCTGAACGTTCCACATGACCCAGTAGCTCTGGAAGAGCATTTTAGAGATGATGATGAAGGGCCTGTTTCCAATCAGGGTTATATGCCTTATTTAAACAgattcatcttggaaaag gTTCAAGGAAACTTTGACAAAGTTGAATTTAATAAAATGTGTTGGACACTGTGTGCCAAAAAGAACCTCCCAAGGAGTACTTTGTTTCTTACTGATGATGATGCTTTTAAAGTGTGGGTCATCTTCAATTTCCTATCTGAGGACAAATATCCACTAACTATTGTACCAGAAGAG ATTGAATACCTGCTTAAGAAGCTTGCTGAAGCTATGGGATCAGGGTGGCAccaagagcagtttgaacattaCAAGATCAGCCTGGATGCCAATCGGGAaggcctttctgcctgggaactgATTGAGCTCATTGGAAGTGGCCGGTTTAGTAAAGGAATGGATAGACAAACAGTATCTATGGCAATTAATGAAGTCTTCAATGAACTTATATTAGATGTGTTGAAACAG GGCTACATGTGGAAAAAGGGACATAGAAGGAAAAACTGGACAGAACGCTGGTTTGTGTTAAAACCCAATGTTATTTCATACTATGTGAGTGAAGATTTAAAGGACAAAAGAGGAGACATTACCCTGAATGACAACTGTAGTGTAGAG gcCTTGTCTGACAAAGATGGAAAGAAATGCCTTTTCCTTATAAAAAGTTTAGAAAAATGTTTTGAGATTAGTGCttctgataagaagaagaagcaagagTGGATTCAAG CCATTCAGACAACTGTACATCTGCTAAAACTAGGTAAACCTCCACTTCACAAAGAGGCTCGCCAGAAACGTAAAGCATTGCGCCAGAAATTGCAGGCTGAACAAGAGGAACTAGAGAGGCAAATGAGAGAACTTCAGGtggcaaatgaaaacaaacagaaagaacTGGAGACTGTCAGAAAG CAACTTGAAGAAGCAGCAACTCGAGCttcagaagaggagaagaagcgcCTGAAGACTCAAATGGAATTGCAGGATCGATTCTGTCTTGAgctggagaaagaaaaaatg GtaaggcaggaaatggaggagcAGGTTGCCCAGAAGTCATCTGAGCTGGAACAGTATTTACAGAGAGTCCGGGAACTTGAGGAAATGTATAAGCAGCTACAGGAAGCTTTGGAGGAAGAGAAACAGGCGCGTCAAGATGAGGAGACCGTCAGGAGGCTTCAAGCCAG GCTATTGGAGGAGGAATCAGCCAAGAGGGCAGAACTGGAGAAATGGCACTTAAAACAGCAGCAAACTCTTCAGATGACagaagcagagaagcaggaaCTGGAAAACGAGAGAATGATCAAGGAGCATGCTCTTCAAGTTGCCATGCAACAGTTAGAACAACTGGAACTGGAAAGGAAACAAGCTCTTGAACAATATGAG GGAGTGAAAAAGAAGCTAGAGTTGGCAGCAAACAATACCAAAAGCTGGAAAGATAAAGTAGCTCATCACGAGGGATTGATTCGATTAATTGAACCAG GTTCCAAGAAGCCTCAGTTGGTCACAAACTGGGGCACAGCAGCCTTCACTGAAGCAGAACTTGAgcaaagagagaagagctggaaggggaaaaggagCTCTCCTGACCAGTGA